A region of the Variovorax sp. 54 genome:
ATGCGGATGGCCTGCTCGCCCATCACGTCGTAGGGCTCGCTGGTGCCGGGCTTTTTGAACTGGATCATGCCGACGCCGGCGACGAATACCTTGTTTGTCATGTGGTTCCTTGAGGAGGTGGGGTCAAAGTTTTCTAGCGATCAGTTCGCGCATCACTTCGCTGGTGCCACCGTAGATGCGCGTGACACGCATGTCGACGAAGTCGCGTGCGATGGGGTACTCCAGCATGTAGCCGTAGCCGCCGTGCAGCTGCACCATCTCGTCCAGCGCCTTGCCCAGCGTCTCGGTGGCGAAGAGCTTGGCGATGGCCGCTTCTTCGAGCGTGAGGCGCCGGCGCATGTGCTCGCCGATGTAGTGGTCGATCAGGGTGCGCACGGCCACGGCTTGTGCCTTCACGTCGGCCAGCTTGAACTTGGTGTTCTGGAAGTCCCACACGGTCTGGTCGAAGGCGCGGCGCTCCTTGACGTAGGCCAGCGTGTTCTCCAGCGCGCGCTCCAGTCGCGCGGCGGCGCCGACGGCGATGGTGAAGCGCTCCTGCGGCAGCTCGCCCATCAGGTAGGCGAAGCCCTTGCCTTCCTCACCCAGGCGGTTGGCCACGGGCACGCGCACGTTGTCAAAGAAGAGTTCGGCCGTGTCCTGTGCGTACTGGCCCACTTTTTCCAGCTTCCGCCCGCGCCGGAAGCCCGCGCGCGTCGCCTCGACCGCGATCAGGCTGATACCTTTGGCGCCGGCGGTCGGATCGGTCTTACAGACCACGAGGATCAGGTCGGCCGTGAGCCCGTTGCTGATGAAGGTCTTGCTGCCGTTGATGACGTACTCGTCGCCCTCGCGAACGGCGGTGGTGCGCACCGCCTTCAGGTCGCTGCCGGTGCCCGGCTCCGTCATGGCGATGGCCAGGATGGTCTCGCCCGAGGCCGCGCCGGGCAGCCACTTGCGCTTCTGTTCCTCGGTGCCGGCGCGCAGGATGTACGGGGCGATGATGTCCGAGTGCATGCCGAAGGCCGGGCCGCTCACGCCGGAGCGCGCCATCTCTTCGCTGAACACGGCCGCGTGGCCGAAGTCGCCGCCGCCACCGCCGTAGTCCTCGGGGAGCGAGGCGCACAGCAGGCCTTCGCGGCCGGCCTTCAGCCAGGTCTCGCGGTCGACCTGGCCGGCGCGGTCCCAGTCGGCCTGGCGCGGCTTGCATTCGCGTTCCAGGAAGCGGCGCACCGTCTCGCGGTACATCTCGTGGTCGTCTCGAAAGACGTTGCGGGTCACGTTCACGGATTTGTCTCCTGAGGGGCTCGTGGCAAGACCCAAAGGTAAATCCGGGGGGGCGGGGGACCACCACTCCCGATGGGGGGCGGGTTGACCCGAAGGGGGCCGCGCGCCGTCGGCGCGAAGGCGTCAGTCCGGCGCCGTGGCGGCGGCGCCGGCGTCCCACCCGAGGTCGCGCACGCGCGCCACGGCTTCGTCGCGGCCGGACACGCGCAGCTTGCCGTAGATGCGGCTCAGGTACCACTTGACCGTCTCGGGCGACA
Encoded here:
- a CDS encoding acyl-CoA dehydrogenase family protein; amino-acid sequence: MNVTRNVFRDDHEMYRETVRRFLERECKPRQADWDRAGQVDRETWLKAGREGLLCASLPEDYGGGGGDFGHAAVFSEEMARSGVSGPAFGMHSDIIAPYILRAGTEEQKRKWLPGAASGETILAIAMTEPGTGSDLKAVRTTAVREGDEYVINGSKTFISNGLTADLILVVCKTDPTAGAKGISLIAVEATRAGFRRGRKLEKVGQYAQDTAELFFDNVRVPVANRLGEEGKGFAYLMGELPQERFTIAVGAAARLERALENTLAYVKERRAFDQTVWDFQNTKFKLADVKAQAVAVRTLIDHYIGEHMRRRLTLEEAAIAKLFATETLGKALDEMVQLHGGYGYMLEYPIARDFVDMRVTRIYGGTSEVMRELIARKL